One segment of Candidatus Rokuibacteriota bacterium DNA contains the following:
- a CDS encoding molybdopterin oxidoreductase family protein — protein MHEIRKSVCPHDCPSQCALVVTVDDGRVTDVGGDPAHPFTRGVVCGKVHDYAERVYAPTRVLTPLRRVGTKGEGRFEPIGWDAAIDLIARRWRGVISQWGGEAILPFSYGGTLGLLQYWAGHPLFHALGASQLDRTICVTTAYAGWTATLGTVAGSDAEQMVGSDLVVLWGINASYTHINLMSLVKRARKRGAFIVCIDPYRTQTAKTADLYLQPRPGTDGALALGMMHVLIEEGLVDHEYIHRATLGYGPLAQHVKQYDPERVAAITGLTPEAIVSFARRYGATKASFLRVGIGLSRHDNGGGTCRAIACLPALTGAYAHPSGGALLSSTRSFGLDLSALERRDLMPARLPRTINMIRLGQALTDPGMSPPVKALYVYNSNPASVVPNQELVLRGLARGDLFTVVHEQHLTDTTDYADIVLPATTSMEHVDLYKSFGHLYLQLAEPVIEPAGESRSNWRVVRLLARAMGFADPHFSKDEPALIREALASGDLSVAGITYERLKAERSVRLSVGRPYLPFAVGAPTPSGKVEFVSESMARAGLPSLPTYVPLVEGPENEAAARRYPLQCIVPPNRFFLNSSFSQSDKLRRRQRGASVFLHPEDARPRGIADGDAVMVRSARGEARFTATLTDDTRPGLAVIEGIWWSKHQAGGRGVNVITDDRLADMGGGPALHSNLVQVARL, from the coding sequence ATGCATGAAATTCGGAAGTCGGTTTGCCCCCACGATTGCCCGTCCCAGTGCGCCCTCGTCGTCACTGTGGACGACGGCCGCGTCACCGACGTCGGCGGCGATCCCGCGCACCCTTTCACGCGCGGCGTGGTCTGCGGCAAAGTTCACGACTACGCCGAGCGGGTCTACGCCCCGACGCGAGTGCTGACGCCGCTCAGGCGCGTCGGGACCAAGGGCGAGGGGCGTTTCGAGCCCATCGGCTGGGATGCCGCGATCGACCTGATCGCGCGCCGGTGGCGGGGCGTGATCTCGCAGTGGGGCGGGGAAGCCATCCTGCCGTTCTCCTACGGCGGCACGCTGGGGCTCCTCCAGTACTGGGCCGGGCACCCGCTCTTCCACGCACTGGGCGCCTCGCAGCTCGACCGCACGATCTGCGTCACGACCGCGTACGCCGGATGGACGGCCACGCTCGGCACTGTCGCCGGCAGCGACGCCGAGCAGATGGTCGGTTCCGACCTGGTTGTCCTGTGGGGCATCAACGCGAGCTACACGCACATCAACCTCATGTCGCTCGTGAAGCGGGCGCGGAAGCGCGGCGCCTTCATCGTGTGCATCGATCCCTACCGGACGCAGACCGCGAAGACGGCGGACCTCTATCTCCAGCCTCGGCCGGGCACGGACGGCGCGCTGGCACTGGGGATGATGCACGTGCTCATCGAAGAGGGCTTGGTGGACCACGAGTATATCCACCGCGCCACGCTCGGCTACGGGCCGCTCGCGCAGCACGTCAAGCAGTACGACCCGGAGCGCGTCGCCGCGATCACGGGGCTCACGCCGGAGGCGATCGTGAGCTTCGCGCGCCGCTACGGGGCGACGAAGGCGTCGTTCCTGCGCGTGGGGATCGGGCTCTCTCGGCACGACAACGGCGGCGGCACCTGCCGCGCGATCGCGTGCCTGCCGGCGCTCACGGGCGCGTATGCGCATCCCTCGGGCGGGGCGCTCCTGTCCTCCACGCGCTCTTTCGGGCTCGACCTGTCCGCCCTCGAGCGGCGCGACCTCATGCCCGCGCGCCTACCCAGGACGATCAATATGATCCGTTTGGGGCAGGCGCTGACCGACCCCGGCATGAGCCCGCCTGTCAAAGCGCTCTACGTCTACAACTCGAACCCCGCTTCGGTCGTGCCGAACCAGGAGCTGGTGCTGCGCGGCCTCGCCCGCGGGGACCTCTTCACGGTCGTCCACGAGCAGCACCTGACCGACACGACGGACTACGCCGACATCGTGCTGCCCGCCACGACGTCGATGGAGCACGTGGACCTGTACAAGTCCTTCGGCCACCTCTACCTTCAGCTGGCCGAGCCGGTCATCGAGCCGGCCGGGGAGTCGCGCTCCAACTGGCGCGTGGTCCGGCTGCTCGCTCGCGCGATGGGGTTCGCCGACCCGCACTTCTCCAAGGACGAGCCCGCTCTCATCCGGGAGGCGCTGGCGTCCGGCGACCTTTCGGTCGCGGGCATCACGTACGAGCGGTTGAAGGCGGAGCGGTCGGTGCGCCTCAGCGTCGGCCGGCCGTACCTGCCGTTCGCCGTCGGCGCGCCGACGCCCTCGGGCAAGGTCGAGTTCGTCTCCGAGTCGATGGCTCGAGCGGGCCTGCCGTCGCTGCCGACGTACGTGCCGCTCGTCGAGGGGCCCGAGAACGAGGCCGCGGCGCGGCGCTACCCGCTCCAGTGCATCGTGCCGCCCAACCGCTTCTTCCTGAACTCGTCCTTCAGCCAGTCGGACAAGCTGAGGCGCCGCCAGCGGGGCGCCTCGGTGTTCCTCCATCCCGAGGATGCCCGCCCGCGCGGAATCGCGGACGGAGATGCCGTGATGGTGCGGAGCGCCCGAGGTGAGGCGCGGTTCACCGCGACGCTCACGGACGACACCCGCCCCGGCCTCGCCGTCATCGAGGGCATCTGGTGGTCCAAGCACCAGGCGGGCGGTCGCGGCGTCAACGTGATCACCGACGACCGGCTCGCGGACATGGGCGGGGGGCCGGCGCTGCACTCGAACCTGGTCCAGGTCGCCAGGCTGTAG